The following is a genomic window from Nitrospirota bacterium.
GATACTTCTCACCATACTGCTCTTCTTTATTGTTCTCCGACATGATTGATCCCCCCTTTGTTATCTCCAGGATCATCATGTCATATCAGGTAAATCAGGGGAAGATGGGGTTAATTAAACGCTTACGGGTATGCCTCATTTTCATACCAGACCTTGAGGATTTCCTCCCTTTCTTTGTCTTTTAAAATCCTGACGCCCACCCGCTCGTCTATCCCTTCAATGGAACATCGCACATTAGAAAGTACGGATTCCTCTACAGGCTGGGCATCGAGCTTGAGAAGAAATACCTGGTCTTCGTTTATGTCGGAGCCTTCACGGGGTTCAGAATAAATTATGGAAGGCCCGCCTGTAGAAAAGGTAAAAGTTTTTTGACCTGTGAGATCTTTATTCGAAAGAGTTTTGATGCCGGGTTTGAGATTGAACTCGCAGACAACACCTGCAGGAAGATCCCTGTCAAAGTCATACTCCCAGTTTTTCCCGTCCATCCAGCGGCCATTACCTTTTTCAAGACATTTGATATCAAAAGGCCCCTCGACAAAGGGGTCCCCAAAAGTGACCATCTGTTCTGAGAAACGAACACTTACCTGTCTAACCCCTTTTACCACACCCTGCGGGTTGAAGAATTCAACCCCTGGCCCTTCTGCGCTTGCTAACCCAATGTTAATAAAGAAGCTCAAAAAAATCACTTGCAGGATTCTGAATTTCATAGTATCCCCCTACACATAATGGATTTATGATATCTGATCGACTATAACACAAGATGGCACTGAGGGTCATTAAGATGATGAGCCATTTTGACTGAACTTCTGTTATCAGTCAACATTACTTACATGCAGGATTATTGGACTTAATAAATGAAACAAAGTATTATAACCATCTATGAAAATGCCTGAATTGCTTGCCCCTGCAGGGGATATTGAAAAACTAAAGACAGCCATACATTACGGCGCTGATGCGGTCTATTTTGGTGACTCCAGATTCAGCCTCAGGGGCAGGGCGCGGAATTTTTATCCTGAGGAATTGATGCGTGCGGTTACCTATGCTCACGACCATGGTGTCAGGGCATATGTTACTGCAAATATATTTCCGCACAACCCTGACCTGGCCGGTATTGAAGAACATATAGATGTCCTTAAAGAGGCACGGCCTGATGCAGTGATTATCTCAGACCCGGGCGTCTTTATGATGTTTAAGAAAAAGGCCCCTGAGATAGACATCCATATCAGCACACAGGCAAATATCACAAACAGCAAGGCTGCGTTATTCTGGGAAGACCTCGGGGCAAAAAGGCTTGTGCTCGCAAGGGAGTTGTCTTTTGATGAGATTAGGGAAATCAGGCAAAACACGGCTCTTGAGCTCGAGGCCTTTGTACACGGGTCAATATGTATATCCTATTCCGGCCGGTGTTATATAAGCAGCTTTCTTTCGGACAGGAGCGCTAATTCAGGTGAGTGCACCAATTCCTGCAGATGGGAATATTCACTGATGGAAGAGAAAAGACCGGACGAGTATTTTCCGGTATTTGAAGATGAGAGAGGGACATATCTCATGAGCTCAAAGGACCTCTGCATGATCGAACATCTGCCCCTGCTGGCAGAGGCAGGGGTAGACAGTTTTAAGATTGAGGGACGGATGAAGGGGATTAATTACGTTGCGGGTGTTGTGAAGACTTACAGGGAGGCCATAAATAAACTTGTTCCCGGCGCTGTAGCATACGAAGTTGAAGAAAGATGGCTCCGGGAGCTCGCTATGTTCAGCAGCAGGGGATACACAACAGGCATGTTTTTAGGGAAACAGCCTGATGCGGATTATAATTTCGATGGTACGTCATACAGGATGAGCCACGAACTGGT
Proteins encoded in this region:
- a CDS encoding U32 family peptidase; the protein is MKMPELLAPAGDIEKLKTAIHYGADAVYFGDSRFSLRGRARNFYPEELMRAVTYAHDHGVRAYVTANIFPHNPDLAGIEEHIDVLKEARPDAVIISDPGVFMMFKKKAPEIDIHISTQANITNSKAALFWEDLGAKRLVLARELSFDEIREIRQNTALELEAFVHGSICISYSGRCYISSFLSDRSANSGECTNSCRWEYSLMEEKRPDEYFPVFEDERGTYLMSSKDLCMIEHLPLLAEAGVDSFKIEGRMKGINYVAGVVKTYREAINKLVPGAVAYEVEERWLRELAMFSSRGYTTGMFLGKQPDADYNFDGTSYRMSHELVGVIKDIDGSVAKVELRNRLDAGDPLEYLTPGLEDEVFAADEMKTAGGTAIISARNEDLIYMQVPQGVRINDLIRREKQCRP